One genomic region from Pecten maximus chromosome 5, xPecMax1.1, whole genome shotgun sequence encodes:
- the LOC117328488 gene encoding uncharacterized protein LOC117328488 produces the protein MITPEQVNEFRVRNYIKDRMQKYRNKRKEERQRLLEERKARWIERQKRLGVYVEPSESASTCSGSSMSGLTEEERQIKRETRRKLHKLIPLNTVVDELKKNLELETHMRGDFLETIRIIRGIKKEDFYRQDTPEIYEEEEEEKEEEDNAEKEEEEPPVEEETVNEDAETPRKKTNYKDTKPRTSSRWPKGHRHHTKAVKSDWSFLTHYSDAELTVELAYLLPVYMRDVERFRKARGQRWTSTTPFKTKRIQRNLEFESWREEMMRIAYDEEFGRGKPKMFTAVPLPKIKETASVVNTSRSSRVTLFDATEGAELDDNWSPRGPNASSLTGPNTSPYQYNPRQNSVRQQEQTKKMSRNRNSMYINQHKSVSKIYRPVGRRVLVNNTNKIVKTTDGNTHKQPGNSSTRKTNGVGTNTKRKRNKSKDNDLGSTSGHSSLGDNSVGSTVSTSDHISQNSDQTEVTTITVHFNTDHSDTQKSGQVRTRLIKIPSGGTDLNDRKFVLRINSPLNRDGKVTKLFDDIQQFRGKHPDVDQIKIQLRSDDVEDIKWVCQYVENQSQSKYKAEV, from the exons ACGCCAGAACAGGTAAATGAATTTCGGGTACGAAATTACATCAAGGATCGCATGCAAAAATACCGGAACAAGAGAAAGGAGGAACGCCAGAGGTTATTAGAGGAGAGAAAGGCTAGGTGGATAGAGAGACAAAAACGGCTGGGAGTCTACGTTGAACCTTCAGAAAGTGCAAGTACCTGTTCCGGAAGTAGCATGTCGGGACTGACTGAGGAGGAGAGGCAGATCAAACGAGAG ACCAGGCGAAAATTGCATAAGCTCATACCCTTAAATACTGTTGTCGACGAACTGAAGAAAAATTTGGAACTAGAAACGCACATGCGCGGTGATTTTTTGGAGACGATACGAATTATACGAGGGATAAAAAAGGAGGATTTTTATAGACAAGACACGCCTGAAATATACGAAGAAGAAGAGGAGGAAAAGGAGGAGGAGGACAATGCAGAGAAGGAAGAGGAGGAACCACCTGTAGAGGAGGAGACTGTCAACGAGGATGCTGAAACGCCAAGGAAGAAAACGAATTATAAAGATACAAAGCCTCGAACGAGCAGTCGCTGGCCTAAAGGTCATCGTCATCATACTAAGGCCGTGAAGTCGGACTGGTCCTTCCTCACCCATTACTCGGACGCCGAGCTGACTGTGGAACTTGCCTACCTCCTCCCTGTGTATATGCGGGACGTCGAACGCTTTCGAAAGGCACGTGGGCAAAGGTGGACATCAACAACCCCCTTTAAAACAAAACGGATCCAAAGAAACCTAGAATTTGAAAGTTGGAGAGAAGAAATGATGAGAATTGCATACGATGAAGAATTTGGCAGGGGGAAACCAAAAATGTTTACAGCTGTGCCATTACCAAAAATTAAAGAAACAGCAAGTGTCGTGAATACTTCCAGATCCTCGCGTGTTACTCTTTTTGATGCGACGGAAGGTGCTGAACTAGATGACAACTGGAGTCCTCGAGGACCCAATGCCAGTAGCCTTACAGGTCCTAATACATCACCTTATCAGTATAATCCAAGACAGAATTCAGTTCGACAGCAGGAACAAACGAAAAAGATGTCTCGGAATCGAAACAGCATGTACATCAATCAACATAAAAGCGTGTCGAAAATTTACAGACCAGTTGGACGGAGAGTTTTAgtcaacaacaccaacaaaatTGTCAAAACCACAGATGGCAACACTCACAAACAACCCGGAAATAGTTCAACAAGAAAGACCAATGGAGTAGGTACAAATACCAAGAGAAAGAGAAATAAGTCAAAGGACAATGATTTAGGGTCAACGAGCGGACACAGTAGTCTGGGCGATAACAGTGTAGGCAGCACCGTATCGACGTCTGACCACATCTCACAAAACAGTGATCAGACAGAAGTCACTACCATAACAGTTCACTTCAATACTGACCACTCGGACACCCAGAAGTCAGGCCAGGTCAGAACAAGACTGATCAAAATCCCAAGCGGTGGTACGGATCTAAACGATCGAAAATTCGTTTTACGTATCAAT AGTCCATTAAATCGGGATGGGAAGGTGACCAAGTTATTCGACGACATTCAGCAATTCCGGGGTAAGCACCCGGATGTTGATCAAATCAAGATACAGCTCCGCAGTGACGATGTAGAAGACATTAAGTGGGTGTGTCAATATGTCGAGAATCAGTCTCAGAGCAAATACAAAGCCGAagtataa